From Pseudanabaena sp. PCC 6802, one genomic window encodes:
- a CDS encoding ComEC/Rec2 family competence protein, whose product MTAQIALALCLAFIVGTFASIYPDWTSSATVFGVGIALGLFVPAIWRKRVPKRWIWFLAALVAALACTYAQFRTPQPQANDISRFATGAEVVVRGTVKESPSTTRSGRAKFILASEEVKLGENRSESVSGDVYATISLTQATGLVPGQVVRVSGRLYQPASPDHRSEFDFKKYLARSGIFAGLSGRSLELQGDSPTWGGWTIRSRMVRAHVSGAGVPEGVLLSSLVLGNRAVDLPNDLKDIFVDVGLACALAASGFQVSLILGTVLFLSRKSSPLQQFLRGTICLLGYLCLTGSAPSVARAVVMGFGGLIALVTQRRGRPLAWLALAAVILLIWQPMWIWDLGFQFSFLATFGLIATAEPIAKRLERIPPLFANTLAVLLAAYIWTLPLQLYTFGRISIYSIPANILTLPLVAIATIGGMLSGILGAIFEPLPLGSAVSWLMFAPLHFTIALAQWIHTLPGAVTNAGTIHLWQMLVAYAILFSIWVHPWIKKIWLPAIIVAIAIIFVPIAVERGNLFRVTLLATGQSPVMVVQQQGKTLLINSGDRQTATFTLLPFLQKAGLNQIDLAISTDPQLEVSEGWNTILANSITVQQFHDAGAGVASKEYAKMMQKLAAKGISMNALELNTPIEFTDRVKLQLIHQSPGILRLQTAETTWLLLADADEKVQRVLLDKSNAVSNLKADILWWDGGDIVPELLNAVQPTAAIASSPIVTDIVADTFARANIRLYWTGRDGAIEWTLENDIRSAKDSEDSKLKL is encoded by the coding sequence ATGACTGCCCAGATTGCTCTAGCTCTGTGCCTTGCTTTTATAGTAGGCACCTTTGCCAGCATTTATCCAGACTGGACGAGTAGTGCCACCGTGTTTGGTGTCGGCATAGCTTTAGGCTTGTTTGTACCTGCTATCTGGCGCAAGCGCGTGCCAAAGCGATGGATATGGTTTCTGGCTGCTTTAGTTGCCGCTTTAGCCTGTACCTATGCCCAATTTCGCACTCCACAGCCGCAGGCAAATGATATCTCCAGGTTTGCTACTGGTGCTGAGGTTGTAGTGAGAGGCACGGTGAAAGAGTCTCCCAGTACAACTCGCAGCGGACGCGCTAAATTCATCCTGGCATCTGAGGAGGTAAAACTAGGGGAAAATCGGTCGGAATCAGTGTCGGGTGACGTGTACGCGACCATTTCCTTAACTCAAGCGACGGGTTTGGTACCTGGGCAAGTGGTGAGAGTTTCAGGGAGATTGTATCAGCCTGCCAGTCCAGACCATAGAAGCGAGTTTGATTTTAAAAAGTATTTAGCGCGATCGGGGATCTTCGCAGGCTTGAGCGGGCGCAGCCTGGAATTACAGGGCGATTCACCAACGTGGGGCGGCTGGACGATTCGCAGTCGGATGGTACGCGCCCATGTCTCAGGAGCAGGAGTTCCAGAGGGCGTGCTTCTCAGCTCTCTAGTTCTTGGTAATCGGGCTGTAGATTTACCCAACGATCTCAAAGATATATTCGTAGATGTTGGACTTGCCTGTGCTCTAGCTGCATCTGGGTTTCAAGTGTCTTTAATCCTGGGCACGGTTTTATTTCTGAGCAGGAAAAGCTCGCCTTTACAGCAATTTTTGCGCGGCACGATCTGTTTGCTCGGTTATCTCTGTCTGACAGGGAGCGCGCCTTCGGTAGCGCGGGCAGTGGTGATGGGATTTGGCGGTCTAATTGCTTTGGTAACGCAACGCCGAGGGCGACCCTTAGCGTGGCTAGCTCTAGCTGCTGTCATTTTATTGATTTGGCAACCCATGTGGATTTGGGATCTGGGATTTCAGTTTAGTTTCCTGGCAACGTTTGGCTTGATCGCGACTGCGGAGCCGATCGCTAAACGCTTGGAACGCATTCCCCCATTGTTTGCTAACACATTGGCAGTATTGCTGGCTGCCTACATTTGGACTTTACCATTACAGCTTTATACATTTGGACGCATCAGTATTTACAGCATCCCAGCCAATATTCTCACCCTGCCTCTAGTGGCGATCGCGACCATAGGAGGAATGCTGAGCGGTATTTTAGGGGCAATTTTTGAACCTTTACCTCTCGGTAGCGCGGTAAGTTGGTTGATGTTTGCACCATTACATTTCACGATCGCTCTGGCGCAGTGGATCCATACTTTACCGGGTGCAGTCACCAATGCGGGCACGATTCACCTATGGCAAATGCTGGTAGCCTATGCGATTCTGTTCTCGATCTGGGTACATCCCTGGATTAAGAAGATCTGGCTGCCCGCCATAATTGTGGCAATAGCAATAATCTTTGTCCCCATTGCCGTAGAGCGCGGTAATTTATTTCGGGTCACGCTCCTGGCAACGGGACAGTCGCCGGTGATGGTGGTGCAACAACAGGGCAAAACCTTATTAATTAACAGCGGCGATCGGCAAACTGCTACGTTTACCTTGCTGCCATTTTTGCAGAAGGCGGGGCTAAACCAGATCGATCTGGCGATCTCCACCGATCCCCAATTGGAGGTGAGCGAAGGCTGGAACACCATTTTGGCAAATTCCATTACCGTACAACAATTTCACGATGCGGGTGCGGGTGTTGCCTCTAAGGAGTACGCTAAAATGATGCAGAAGCTAGCAGCAAAAGGCATTAGCATGAATGCGCTGGAGCTAAATACTCCCATCGAATTTACGGATCGAGTAAAGTTACAACTAATCCATCAATCACCTGGTATTTTGCGGCTCCAAACTGCGGAAACTACATGGCTGCTCCTCGCTGATGCTGATGAGAAGGTGCAAAGAGTTTTATTAGATAAATCCAATGCCGTCTCCAATCTCAAAGCCGATATCCTATGGTGGGACGGTGGGGATATCGTGCCAGAATTGCTCAATGCTGTACAACCAACCGCAGCGATCGCTTCCAGCCCAATTGTTACGGATATAGTTGCCGATACCTTCGCTCGAGCTAACATTCGTCTGTACTGGACGGGAAGGGATGGCGCGATCGAATGGACATTAGAGAATGATATTCGTTCTGCTAAAGATAGCGAAGATAGTAAATTGAAGCTCTAA
- a CDS encoding TIGR00297 family protein, whose amino-acid sequence MQDLIGLYNSQPLGNWLIALGFNTLLVAIALFLPRKALTTAGIVHAWFLGITLWGCVGWQGYAIMFCYLILGTGITYIGKDIKTAKGIAEKRKGARGPENLWGSALTGTVCAIGYAFLPHPFWLLAYTASIATKLSDTTASEIGKAYGKTTYLITTLKPVPAGTEGAISLEGTVAGIVGSLTIAAIALLVGILVNPLEIAWCAIAAFVATNLESLIGATLQAKWNWLTNEVVNGINTAIGAIVAVLLAVAWAAIVS is encoded by the coding sequence ATGCAAGACCTTATAGGTTTATATAATAGTCAACCGCTAGGGAATTGGTTAATTGCTCTCGGTTTTAATACCTTGCTGGTGGCGATCGCGTTATTCTTACCCAGAAAGGCGCTTACGACGGCTGGAATCGTTCATGCCTGGTTTTTAGGTATAACCCTGTGGGGTTGTGTGGGATGGCAAGGCTACGCCATCATGTTTTGCTATCTCATTTTAGGCACGGGCATTACATATATTGGTAAAGATATCAAAACTGCAAAAGGAATTGCTGAAAAGCGCAAGGGGGCTAGAGGCCCCGAGAATTTGTGGGGTTCGGCTTTGACAGGTACGGTATGCGCCATTGGCTACGCATTTTTGCCTCATCCCTTCTGGTTATTGGCATATACCGCCAGTATTGCTACCAAGCTATCCGATACCACTGCCAGTGAAATAGGCAAAGCCTACGGTAAAACTACCTACTTAATCACGACGCTCAAGCCCGTGCCAGCCGGAACCGAAGGTGCAATTAGCTTGGAAGGCACTGTTGCTGGCATCGTCGGATCCCTTACGATCGCGGCGATCGCCTTATTGGTAGGCATCCTCGTCAACCCACTCGAAATAGCCTGGTGCGCGATCGCTGCTTTTGTCGCCACTAACCTGGAAAGCCTGATCGGTGCGACCCTACAAGCTAAATGGAACTGGCTCACCAATGAGGTAGTAAATGGCATTAATACAGCGATCGGAGCGATAGTTGCAGTTCTGTTGGCGGTGGCTTGGGCAGCGATCGTCTCATAA
- a CDS encoding HD family phosphohydrolase — MGNFPTSVKRLETCPFRRWFGRAVVGVTFVSLSATFGARYVWEPQLSVDSVAQSDIKATKTIRVIDEEATRQAKERARQQIPQTYLANPEANENSQKHLEELLQIGDRLRSLAGKMPYVSTDAIPYNVQLYLRAYPELAWNALLQQIELMHAQPKLFSTPLLPAPSSSDLSGQAIKALLTSKAELGDAAYRQLINEIANARKSYKQAAEKVLEGPEMYREHLLDLKNSEWEADKQAVRKALKEILAWGIVPGLPDEFRKYRIEHQRDLPKEPNRRAIATGLLDLVVVSNLEPDYEHTEQLALKAESEIKPKFVTLREGQIIVHAGRRVTKKEFDYLDRLGLVQRRPNLPMLAAIAIGVAGSMFVFSRINRRWSIWLNTNLKNGDLAAIGIVCTGTALATVLLAPGSIALVPLASTGLILGSFYGSRLALLITSLVSALIIMSVSAPIINFAPILLGGLLAAGLTNRPHTRSQLAMTGLLIAAAQTATYIACAIFLGNLAPMGLALNALGYASGGIIASILALGAIPYLEQICYAITPIRLAELANLDRPLLRRLVTEAPGTFQHTMFVANLAEAGARELGADTALVRTGTLYHDVGKTLRPEYFIENQFGQTNPHDVLNDPWRSAQIIKEHVTGGLKLAQKYRLPELLQTFIPEHQGTITIAYFYHKAKTQSPETVKESDFRYDGPIPQSRETGVVMLADACEAALRSLGSEATLEEANEMLMRIFKTRWDDGQLVDSGLTLNDLERIAPVFFRVWQERNHGRIKYPALAQKLDPTGSAIPEQKAREIESVTGVEKF, encoded by the coding sequence ATGGGGAATTTTCCCACTTCGGTTAAGAGACTTGAGACTTGCCCGTTCCGGCGCTGGTTTGGGCGGGCAGTTGTTGGTGTAACTTTCGTTAGCTTGAGTGCGACGTTTGGCGCGCGCTATGTTTGGGAGCCGCAACTGTCTGTTGATTCGGTAGCTCAGAGCGATATTAAAGCCACAAAAACCATCAGGGTTATTGACGAGGAGGCTACCCGCCAAGCTAAGGAAAGAGCGCGCCAGCAGATACCTCAAACTTATTTGGCAAATCCAGAAGCTAACGAGAATTCCCAAAAACATCTCGAAGAGCTACTTCAGATTGGCGATCGCTTGCGGTCTTTGGCAGGCAAAATGCCCTACGTCAGTACGGATGCGATCCCTTATAACGTGCAGTTATATTTGCGCGCATATCCAGAACTAGCCTGGAATGCCTTGCTACAGCAGATCGAATTGATGCATGCCCAGCCCAAGCTATTTTCTACGCCGCTTTTACCTGCTCCCTCCTCATCCGATCTATCTGGGCAGGCGATTAAAGCACTACTAACAAGTAAAGCAGAACTGGGCGATGCTGCTTATCGGCAGTTAATTAACGAGATCGCCAATGCGAGGAAGTCTTACAAGCAAGCAGCAGAGAAGGTGTTAGAAGGTCCAGAGATGTATCGCGAACATCTGCTCGACCTCAAAAATAGCGAATGGGAGGCTGATAAGCAAGCCGTACGAAAAGCATTAAAGGAGATTCTAGCTTGGGGAATCGTACCTGGGTTGCCAGATGAATTTAGAAAATATCGAATCGAACATCAAAGGGATCTCCCTAAGGAACCGAATCGACGCGCGATCGCGACTGGATTGCTCGATCTGGTAGTAGTTTCCAACCTGGAGCCAGATTACGAACATACTGAGCAATTAGCACTCAAAGCCGAGTCTGAAATCAAACCTAAGTTTGTTACGCTCAGAGAAGGACAAATAATCGTCCATGCCGGGCGAAGGGTTACAAAAAAGGAATTTGATTACCTCGATCGCCTTGGATTAGTGCAAAGACGACCTAATCTGCCCATGCTTGCAGCGATCGCGATCGGCGTAGCTGGATCGATGTTCGTTTTTTCCAGGATTAATCGCAGGTGGTCGATATGGTTGAATACCAATCTCAAAAATGGCGATCTCGCTGCAATTGGTATAGTTTGTACGGGAACGGCACTGGCAACCGTGTTGTTAGCACCGGGAAGTATTGCACTCGTACCTTTGGCCAGTACGGGTCTGATTTTAGGTAGTTTTTACGGCTCTCGATTGGCGCTGCTGATTACTTCGCTAGTTTCAGCCTTAATAATTATGAGTGTTAGTGCGCCAATTATTAACTTTGCCCCAATCCTATTGGGTGGTTTGTTGGCAGCAGGGTTGACGAATCGCCCCCATACGCGATCGCAATTGGCAATGACGGGTTTGTTGATAGCAGCGGCTCAAACTGCTACTTACATTGCCTGTGCTATCTTCTTGGGTAATTTAGCACCCATGGGTCTGGCACTCAATGCATTGGGATATGCATCGGGCGGAATTATTGCTTCGATTTTGGCGCTGGGAGCCATTCCCTATCTAGAACAGATATGCTATGCCATCACCCCTATTCGTTTAGCCGAACTAGCCAATTTAGATCGACCTTTGCTCAGGCGGCTGGTTACGGAAGCGCCTGGCACGTTCCAGCACACCATGTTTGTAGCGAATCTAGCTGAGGCGGGGGCGCGAGAACTGGGAGCCGATACGGCCTTAGTCAGAACTGGCACGCTCTATCACGATGTCGGAAAGACATTACGACCGGAATATTTTATTGAAAATCAGTTTGGACAAACTAATCCCCACGATGTGCTGAACGATCCCTGGCGTAGCGCCCAGATTATTAAAGAGCACGTTACAGGGGGCTTGAAATTAGCCCAAAAGTATCGCCTGCCAGAACTTTTACAAACTTTTATTCCCGAACATCAAGGTACGATTACGATCGCCTATTTTTACCACAAAGCCAAGACTCAATCGCCAGAAACGGTTAAAGAGTCTGACTTTCGCTATGACGGCCCCATTCCGCAATCGCGGGAAACAGGGGTAGTAATGTTAGCCGATGCCTGTGAGGCAGCACTGCGCTCCTTGGGCAGCGAGGCAACGCTCGAAGAAGCCAATGAAATGCTCATGCGCATTTTCAAAACTCGATGGGATGACGGTCAGCTCGTGGATTCGGGTTTAACCTTAAACGACTTAGAACGCATTGCCCCCGTATTTTTTAGGGTTTGGCAAGAGCGCAACCACGGTCGCATTAAGTATCCAGCACTGGCGCAAAAACTCGATCCTACGGGTTCTGCCATACCGGAGCAAAAAGCTAGAGAGATCGAATCAGTAACAGGAGTCGAAAAATTTTGA
- a CDS encoding type II toxin-antitoxin system VapC family toxin, whose amino-acid sequence MDTDHLSLYERGYSAIRDRIFAVQQNTDDALFITVISVEEQFAGRLAQIRKATTPQNLISAYKYLRNTFVLFSDLEILDYDTRADERFREFRKTGLHIGTRDLRIAAISLVNAGILLTRNSRDFEKVPGLMIQDWSI is encoded by the coding sequence ATGGATACAGATCATCTCAGCCTCTATGAACGAGGCTATTCAGCGATTCGCGATCGCATTTTTGCAGTCCAACAAAATACCGATGATGCTCTGTTTATTACAGTAATTAGCGTGGAGGAGCAGTTTGCCGGACGATTGGCTCAAATTCGCAAAGCTACGACTCCCCAGAATTTGATTTCAGCTTATAAATACCTCAGAAACACCTTTGTTTTATTCTCTGATTTAGAGATTTTGGATTATGACACTAGAGCTGACGAGCGCTTTCGCGAATTCAGAAAAACTGGACTCCACATTGGAACACGAGATTTGCGAATTGCTGCAATCTCTTTAGTCAATGCTGGCATTCTCTTGACAAGAAACAGCCGTGATTTTGAGAAAGTTCCAGGACTTATGATTCAAGACTGGTCAATTTAA
- a CDS encoding SpoIID/LytB domain-containing protein, which translates to MITSLTRSIRSLGFALAFVLSAGFSQAASATILRVLVKEDPGAKNMPVAVTQTAVLQTDGQSAARLDPGRWYILPVNRVNRIQPSNNGLIQIGNQLYPGEMEVRPWRGKAIAVNVLPLEEYLRSVVPSEMPASWHLDALMAQAVAARSYAINTQRQRKWGSAPYDLVSDTRDQVYSGFFKFDPLTSATKPLIHTRSDQAVASTSGYMLRPGFKGYYRARLPVNWVSWGNGYMPVSDGHHLDQEMSQQMAKLGWNWQQILAWWYRDEPIKR; encoded by the coding sequence ATGATTACAAGCTTGACACGAAGTATTCGCAGCCTAGGCTTTGCACTAGCATTTGTGCTGTCCGCTGGTTTTTCCCAAGCTGCGTCTGCAACTATTCTTCGCGTATTGGTTAAAGAGGATCCAGGTGCGAAGAACATGCCAGTGGCAGTCACTCAGACTGCGGTACTGCAAACAGACGGACAGTCTGCTGCAAGGCTCGATCCCGGTCGTTGGTATATCCTGCCAGTTAACCGTGTTAACCGCATCCAACCCTCCAACAACGGCTTAATCCAAATTGGCAATCAACTTTACCCTGGTGAAATGGAGGTGCGTCCGTGGAGAGGTAAGGCGATCGCCGTCAATGTCCTCCCCTTAGAAGAATATTTACGCAGTGTTGTTCCCAGTGAAATGCCAGCTAGTTGGCATCTAGATGCATTGATGGCACAAGCTGTTGCTGCCCGCAGCTATGCGATTAACACGCAGCGCCAGCGCAAGTGGGGCAGTGCTCCCTACGATCTGGTTAGCGATACTCGCGATCAAGTTTATTCGGGATTTTTTAAATTCGATCCCCTCACTTCTGCAACCAAGCCATTAATCCATACTCGCAGCGACCAGGCTGTTGCTTCTACCTCCGGCTACATGCTGAGACCGGGGTTTAAAGGTTACTATCGTGCCAGGCTACCCGTGAACTGGGTAAGTTGGGGTAATGGTTATATGCCCGTATCTGACGGCCACCACCTGGATCAAGAAATGAGCCAGCAGATGGCAAAACTAGGTTGGAACTGGCAGCAAATCCTTGCCTGGTGGTATAGAGATGAGCCTATCAAACGCTAA
- a CDS encoding Crp/Fnr family transcriptional regulator — protein sequence MQTELFSEIFPIFESVDDETLGWFLSVADEDDYAADRSVIVDETWGNAVYFILSGWVKVRYLRDRDPHEPVIIDILGQGGFFGETAILGESPRNMDVVTCTSVRLLSVPAQRFIQALFKDIQLQHRMLQLTVKRLQQNNQRLQLLQEPPNVRVANILINLAENYGTSTDAGLEIFNLPIEDIADLANVEEEEASKAIERLKDKGWLQIDPKAQILNLPNPKQIAQLALGR from the coding sequence ATGCAGACTGAACTATTCAGTGAGATCTTTCCCATTTTTGAATCCGTGGACGATGAAACCCTGGGATGGTTCCTCTCCGTCGCCGATGAGGATGACTACGCTGCCGATCGCTCTGTCATAGTAGATGAGACCTGGGGCAATGCCGTCTACTTTATTCTGTCTGGGTGGGTAAAGGTGCGATATCTACGCGATCGCGATCCGCACGAACCAGTTATAATCGATATCCTGGGGCAAGGCGGTTTTTTTGGTGAAACGGCTATTCTAGGCGAATCGCCTCGCAATATGGATGTAGTGACATGTACGTCCGTGCGTCTTTTGAGCGTACCAGCACAACGATTTATCCAGGCTCTCTTCAAGGATATCCAATTGCAACACCGCATGCTTCAACTGACGGTGAAACGGCTCCAGCAAAACAATCAGCGATTGCAACTACTTCAGGAACCACCAAACGTTAGAGTGGCAAATATTCTCATAAATCTAGCCGAAAACTACGGCACCTCAACCGATGCTGGCCTGGAGATATTTAATCTGCCCATTGAGGATATTGCCGATCTAGCTAATGTTGAGGAGGAGGAGGCATCTAAAGCGATTGAGAGACTAAAAGATAAGGGATGGTTGCAGATCGATCCTAAAGCCCAAATACTAAATTTACCCAACCCCAAACAAATCGCTCAGTTAGCATTGGGGCGTTAG
- a CDS encoding DUF1361 domain-containing protein, protein MLTALEFFIDNITGFMAWNLFLAFIPLVFSIFLFNRRSRRNILWWLGLVIFILFLPNAAYVITDIIHFVSDVRNPDIPPNGIIFLIIPQYIIFILAGFQCHVLSVMAIINYLRRQGIVSKRNGIIGMELGINLLTAYGVYLGRFNRLNSWYIVTRPERLVYEVIDSFMRGNFLLAMFIFFVTITCLYYIFKWIDISIIAWWQRGKLTKS, encoded by the coding sequence ATGTTAACAGCATTAGAATTTTTTATTGACAACATCACCGGTTTCATGGCGTGGAATCTATTTTTAGCATTTATTCCACTTGTCTTTAGTATTTTTCTATTTAATCGGCGATCGCGTCGTAATATTCTATGGTGGTTAGGCTTAGTTATATTTATTCTCTTTCTGCCCAATGCGGCCTATGTAATTACGGATATTATCCACTTCGTGAGTGATGTCCGCAATCCCGACATACCGCCAAACGGGATCATTTTCTTAATTATTCCTCAATACATTATTTTCATCCTGGCAGGGTTTCAGTGCCACGTCTTATCTGTAATGGCAATAATTAACTATTTGCGCAGGCAGGGTATTGTCTCAAAGCGGAATGGGATAATTGGGATGGAGCTAGGAATCAATTTGCTAACTGCATATGGTGTCTATTTAGGCAGGTTCAATCGCTTAAATAGTTGGTATATCGTAACCAGGCCAGAAAGATTAGTTTATGAGGTTATTGACAGCTTTATGCGCGGTAACTTTTTGCTAGCAATGTTTATTTTCTTCGTTACGATTACATGCTTGTACTACATCTTCAAATGGATAGACATATCCATAATTGCATGGTGGCAAAGAGGGAAGCTCACTAAATCATAG
- a CDS encoding bifunctional ADP-dependent NAD(P)H-hydrate dehydratase/NAD(P)H-hydrate epimerase — translation MKEYPNYTGAAPVPTLNLGATARTPQWLNQVVVTASQMRAIETLMFEAGMPVAALMEKVAGLITRRLEQIYPADRYPKVGVLVGPGHNGGDALVVARELWHRGRKVKVCVPLEKLKDLTAAHWQYLQNLEIAAVELVELQTCDLIVDGLFGFGLERELAGVVANTIDVVNEWGIPILSIDVPSGLHTDTGTVMGTAVRSDRTLCLGLWKRGLLTEVAAPYTGQVERIDFDIPVRSVEAVLGNAPDLWRIDPVWALAQLPRRRPVDVHKYRVGHLLLIAGSKRYGGAAILAALGARASGIGMLSVAVPTSLGDAILAHLPEALVISCPETSSGAIAQLPADLDLTKYQAIACGPGLSLDARAVVDLVLNASCPLVLDADGLNLLAQIGVERLIQRHQAQYPTVITPHWGEFCRLFPQLASSSDRIAVARTAAAETGAIILLKGARTTISFQPTPTQPSSIQTWINAESSPSLARGGSGDVLTGAIGGLWAQDLAGSVAAIASTAWHAQTALKLASYRTDMGVDPVTLAQNLLEPGLRRQLSDIWDII, via the coding sequence TTGAAAGAATACCCCAATTACACGGGTGCTGCCCCCGTGCCTACCCTAAACCTCGGGGCTACTGCAAGAACACCCCAATGGTTAAATCAGGTTGTAGTGACTGCCAGCCAAATGCGGGCGATCGAAACCCTCATGTTCGAGGCGGGCATGCCCGTTGCTGCCCTCATGGAAAAAGTGGCGGGTTTAATTACACGCCGCTTAGAACAGATTTACCCTGCCGATCGCTACCCAAAAGTGGGGGTTTTAGTGGGGCCAGGACATAACGGCGGCGATGCTTTGGTAGTAGCGAGGGAACTTTGGCATCGCGGGCGGAAAGTTAAGGTCTGCGTGCCGCTCGAAAAACTAAAGGACTTAACGGCTGCACATTGGCAATACTTGCAAAATCTGGAAATTGCAGCAGTGGAACTGGTGGAATTACAAACCTGCGATTTAATCGTCGATGGGTTATTTGGCTTTGGTCTAGAGCGAGAATTAGCGGGTGTGGTGGCAAACACTATCGACGTTGTGAATGAGTGGGGCATACCTATCTTGAGTATTGATGTCCCTTCGGGCTTGCATACCGATACTGGAACTGTAATGGGTACGGCAGTCCGAAGCGATCGCACGCTTTGCCTCGGTCTCTGGAAGCGCGGTCTTTTGACTGAAGTTGCCGCACCCTATACAGGTCAGGTAGAACGGATTGACTTTGATATTCCCGTTAGATCGGTCGAGGCAGTTCTGGGCAATGCTCCCGATTTGTGGCGAATAGATCCAGTCTGGGCATTAGCTCAGCTACCTCGCCGCCGTCCTGTAGACGTACACAAATATCGCGTGGGGCATTTGTTGTTAATTGCTGGCTCGAAGCGCTATGGTGGAGCTGCAATTCTAGCGGCTTTGGGTGCCAGAGCTAGCGGCATAGGCATGTTATCCGTGGCAGTGCCGACTTCGCTCGGGGATGCGATCTTAGCGCACCTGCCAGAAGCTTTAGTAATTAGTTGCCCTGAAACTAGCTCCGGCGCGATCGCCCAATTACCCGCAGATCTAGATTTAACCAAATATCAGGCGATCGCCTGCGGCCCTGGTCTATCCCTAGATGCCCGAGCAGTGGTCGATCTGGTACTGAATGCAAGCTGTCCCCTAGTGCTAGATGCCGATGGGCTGAATTTGCTAGCTCAGATTGGCGTAGAAAGACTGATACAGCGCCATCAAGCCCAATACCCCACCGTAATTACCCCCCATTGGGGGGAATTTTGCCGTCTGTTTCCCCAACTTGCCAGCAGCAGCGATCGCATCGCAGTTGCCAGGACTGCCGCCGCCGAAACCGGGGCGATTATTCTGCTGAAAGGAGCGAGAACCACCATCAGTTTTCAACCCACACCCACACAACCATCATCAATACAGACCTGGATTAATGCTGAAAGTAGCCCATCTCTAGCCAGGGGAGGTAGTGGTGATGTTTTGACTGGCGCGATCGGGGGGCTATGGGCGCAGGATTTAGCCGGGAGCGTAGCGGCGATCGCATCAACCGCATGGCACGCTCAAACCGCCCTCAAACTTGCTAGCTATCGTACGGATATGGGTGTCGATCCCGTCACGCTAGCCCAGAACTTGCTAGAGCCGGGATTGCGACGTCAGCTAAGCGACATTTGGGACATTATTTAA
- a CDS encoding type II toxin-antitoxin system HicB family antitoxin has product MQYQVFVESRSEHQFVASVVGLPNCIAEGASKEEAISKAKTVLTEKMNRGELVTIEIEPQAIKPKIDPWLKHFGIFANDPTFEDFLEEVAAYRKATNEESEE; this is encoded by the coding sequence ATGCAGTATCAAGTCTTTGTAGAGAGTCGATCGGAGCATCAGTTTGTTGCTTCTGTAGTTGGATTACCAAACTGCATTGCTGAGGGAGCTTCTAAAGAAGAAGCCATTTCAAAAGCTAAAACTGTTTTAACAGAAAAAATGAATCGTGGTGAATTAGTCACAATCGAGATCGAGCCTCAAGCAATCAAACCCAAGATCGATCCCTGGTTAAAACATTTCGGGATTTTTGCCAACGATCCGACATTTGAAGATTTTCTAGAGGAAGTTGCTGCCTACCGTAAAGCAACTAACGAAGAGTCTGAAGAATGA
- a CDS encoding 4a-hydroxytetrahydrobiopterin dehydratase — translation MSLSNANVPIFLITMPIEKLPESVLADEVAKLSGWSIVNGKLNKAFRFGNFVEAFGFMAKVAIVAEKMDHHPELFNVYNRVVIDLTTHDAGGISHLDIELAKKINSL, via the coding sequence ATGAGCCTATCAAACGCTAACGTTCCCATTTTTCTGATTACCATGCCAATCGAGAAATTACCCGAATCCGTGCTTGCCGATGAGGTAGCAAAGCTATCTGGCTGGTCGATTGTGAATGGCAAACTCAACAAAGCCTTTCGCTTCGGCAACTTTGTCGAAGCGTTTGGCTTCATGGCTAAAGTGGCGATCGTAGCAGAGAAGATGGATCACCATCCCGAGCTGTTTAACGTCTACAACCGCGTAGTCATAGATCTAACCACTCATGATGCTGGTGGCATCAGCCATCTAGATATTGAGCTAGCTAAAAAAATCAATTCTCTGTAG